Below is a genomic region from Miscanthus floridulus cultivar M001 chromosome 1, ASM1932011v1, whole genome shotgun sequence.
ACGAAGCCAGAACACGGTCCTATCAGGATCGGCGAACGTGccatccctggcaccgtctgccatgttagcagggcaagCTCAAAGGAgaaggaagacccagcaccttcgaaggaccttctctgcctccagtttttcctctttctcccatctgtaatccctgctcccctttgttctATAAAAggaagggcagggcaccccactaaggggacggattgattcaacacaccacgcaccacataacacacagctaagcagcaaccaagctcttagcatcctttcgacctttccatcagagacttaggacatgtccctctctcgaccgtttgtacccctactaggaaccttttggtgctaataatacgagcagcagcagcagcaaactgaacgtagggacattctgcccgaaccagtataaaccttgtgtcttttagcacaccatacgGGCCCAACGcgcaataaatataaatttactagttggtgcttactcgaaacaccgacacccacCTTGATCGCAAAACAGCTAAGTAGTGGCAATAAAAAGAAGTGCAACTTTGGATATCTgaaaagtgttgcaatgagtggCAAGAATTCGGTGGTCATCCAGTGGCGGATCCAGCATGGGGGCTGAACCCCACTACCCCCACGCAGACAATGCAGAACCCCCGACCCCCACCGGCTGACTCTGGATCAGCCACTAATCTGAACATTCATATTTGTCAGTActatttttttttaatatatgagTTCACTAAGGGAAAATGTATCTCCAACGTAAGTTTCACAATGATATCCGTTGGTGGCGTTTGGATACAGGGATATAGGGGGTGGGATAGGGAAAGAGAAATGGATGAACGGCTAGGATTAAATGAGACGTAAAGAATGAATGATTATGATATAATTTTCTGTATCCCATTCCTTATCCCTATCCCTATCCAAACGAGCCGTAGATGTAACCCATACAAAGAAAGTGAACCATAAATTCCTGCCCAAAACTTGCCTGCTGTTTGAAAATGCTCAGCTTATTGCTAGCATATCGAGGAGACAGAACACAGATGACTGAGGAATGTTTGAAAAACTTCCGAGTTTCTTCATCATGAGTTGCCATAACTCCACCCTGTAAAAGCACAAGAAGGTTTCTTACAGATACCACCACAGGGAAATATTTGCAAAAGGAACATATTTGCAAAAGGAAGGAACAGCATGCTTCAATAGATTCAGAAAGCACATATTAAATTTGCATTTGTCTAAGATGCATGGTCATGGTTTAAGGCAAATTGAGAACGGGGTCCATGGATTGAACAGAGTGTTTTCACATTCTGTTACCAACTTGAAACTGGCAATTCTTTGTGGTTAACGTTTTGAACTTGGCCCAATGTATAGGTTGACTCTCAAGTCCACTATGCCACAGTAAACTCATATATACATGGACCAGCATCCACGGATTCCTTGCCATTATTAAGTCGACTGCTGACAACTCGACATCACATAAACTGGGAGGTAAAAGAAAACAAGATTATGGAACCTCACCGTTTTGATGAAGAACTTGTCATGCGAAGCCTTATCATCCCACACAAGCAGGCACACTCTGACACCCTCCTGCGACTTGAACTTGAGCAGCTCGCCAAGTGTAAGATCGCCACCCTCGGGCAATGGCCAAGTGTTCACGCACAAGCCGCACCTGATCGTACACCGACCAGCCGACGATATATATCATGTGGTGCGCCTCTAGGATGGCGTGGCAGATGTCCTCCCAGCACGCATTGTGCTGGAATGTCTTGCCGTTGTCGAGCTGGAGCTAGTGCAAGTGTAGATGTAGTGCTGAGCTAGTGCGATGCCAGTGGTAGACGTACTAGTGTACACGTACTAGTGTAGATGTAGATGTAGTGCTGAGCTAGTACTAGCTAGTGCGATGCTGAGATAAATTGgtgtattaccaaataaaaaataGGTTAGGTTACTAGTGGTAGACGTACTAGTGTAGATGTAGTGCTGAGTTAGTGCGATGCTAGCTACTCCTGTCATCATGTGATGCTTTTGCTAGGGGATTAGATTAGCTAGGCAGTCTGAAGGTGACATCCGTGCTGTTTCTATTATTTAATGTCACATCATCCATCCATCTATCCATAACGACAGCGAGAGGAGAGAGCATGCGAGCTAGAGTCAGAGACAGAAAGTGTGGGTACTACTACTGGCACTGGACAGGTCTGGCGCACCGTGCACCCACTGTTTGGGACTTAACTGGCACCGGTCGCTTTTCATGTCAGGTCTAGAGCTCGTCGTACATGCAGGTGCGGCAGCCGGCAGAAGCGGGCGGGCATacctggctctgccgcgccaccgatcttggcgcggcagagtacctggctctgccgcgccctgatctgtggcgcggcaggccctgccacgtcactaGTCAGCGCCCTCGGTcttcgccacgtcatcctcctgccgtgccaccatgcatggcgcggcacaggcgttttgccgcgccatggcaataggcgcggccaaaagtgttagttttgaaaataaaaaacaaacagtattagatttaaaattagtttaaaaaagtgttaaaaataaaaaaaatctcagtTGTTAACTTGACAATGGCTGTCGTTCGATTTGTTTCGTTTTGTAACTCGGTGCATCCTACTGTATCGTATGCTGCTGCTCGCTTTGGGATTATGAATTTACTGCTACCTGCTTGAATTTGGATGATGTTGTTGTCTTTGCCGTGCCAACGGCTCCTCGTACCGGTTGGTCAGGATGTCCGGTCGGCACTCTCGCATGCCGTAACGCGGTTGGGGGGCTTTCAGTTTCATGGTGTTCTATGAGGGTAGTAAGGACGTAAGGTAATGTCTGGTTGCTGAATACGGTCTCGTACATGTGTTTGTTCACGCTATGTTCGGAGAATTTCCCCAGTGTTATTAGCTATTCTGAGTTTTCTCTGTAATCTCTGAAGGTTAGGACCCTTCTTCCGGCAAAAGGCAGAGCTGAATATAGGTTAGACCCTTCTTCCTGCGAAAGGCAGAGCTGAATAGCTGATTGCTCAGCCGAGACCATAGCTGGCACTCCCAAATTTCTAGTCTTTATAAGCGGCATGCAGATAATCAGAGAAAAAATATTACGAAAAAGTTTGTTTACATAGAGTTTAATTcggaacagagggagtagcatATCCAACAGCGTCCAAATTTGTTATAATTTTTCATGACTATTTGCACGTTGCCTTAAGTTCTGGAGCACTGGATAATTTCCCAGTAGTACCGTCGATTCTACATACTGTGAGTAGTACACTACACGCCACATTGCAATGGCTACACCTTCGCTTTTTctcaaacaaaactaaaattcatTTGACTAGCTATTTCACGATGCGATTCTCTGTCTCTTTTCACTGTATAAATCATGGTACCACAAAATCATCTGTAGAATTCCGTCAAAAGGACAATCCTTTGCTACGGTTTCCTGAGACCAAAAACGAAACCCTCCAAAAAAAGACAACAGCTCTTGAAGGCTACATGTGCAATGTGATATACATGGTTTTGGTCTTGGCAATATATGGCTGACAAGTGCTGAAAGTCCTCCAGAAAGACACTCTTGCATTGCTAAACGGTAACTTGACGCTTTTGAGCTATGCCAGCTTCTGGATTTCCTGAATGATTAGGTCTTTCTCCTCATCAAGTTCATCGTCGCCTGTATAAAGGAGGAAAAATGGCGATCTTAAGATACTTCCATACTTCATTCCTCAACACTATGGTGTTTTAGTCTGTTAGTATCTTGATTCCCCAAGTGGCCAAGTGGTTCCATGTGCAAAAATATAAGATATTCATGCACAACAATACCTTTACTTGTAGGAAGACTGTGGAGTAGCTTCAAAACTTCTCTGCGATTGTCTAGCAAAGCTACAATGATACATCGAGGCTTATTCGGATTGGCAACAAATACCTGTTTGAGCACAGGAAATGGTTAATAGGGGTCATTCAAATGCATAGCCGCATATGCAAAGGTGTTCATGCTTAAAAAAAATCATCATACCTTAAAAACATGGAAGGCACATATTCTGATATTTTTGCTTGAATCCTACAAAAGATGTGGGTTAGAAGAAACAGAGCTACAAGATCAGCTTGAAGTGCATGAAAAAGTTGACTATTTGTGCAGGTTGAGAGCATCTAtgataatgtatttctaagaaatAATAACCTGACTAAATGCACTTCGTGGCATATAAAGGAGAACTGCTGAAACACTTTAGATAGGATGTGTTGTTTTATGAAAGATCAGGAATGACATTGTTGAGCCTTTACTTTAAGCAGTCCTATAACTACTATTACCACCCATCTTATCAAGAAACGGATCTATTATAAGAGCTATTCCCTCCGTTACAAAATGTAGGTCGATTTAGCTTTCTTTGAGGTCAAACTTCTCTAACGTTGATAAAAATTTGTATGAAAAAGATACTAATATATATGAATATACGATACCAAATGAATTCACCATTAACTATTAAGACACATTTCATAGTGGATTAAATTAAATTAAtttaatgttgcatatgttggcGCATCATTatgtaaacttggtcaaagtttgaTAAGTCTGACTTAGAACAAAATTGAAACGGACGAAGGGAGTACCTAAATTGGTCAAGAactcaaaatttaaatgttgtgcAGATATAAGTATAGTTCAAAATGCAGATCCGATACCCAaaagatttgcacctgtactgaTGCACGAGAACCTCAGCGATTGAATGTGTATATAATGCAATAATACCTTTTCCCTTTCAAATCCCTAGTGGAAATCTGGTCTAGTATAATTAAATGTGTAATCTAGACATTCAATTTGTATGGCATGAAGAATATATAATAAGGCAGTAAAGTTATAAATTTAACCTAAGAAGAGACAGTAGTGCaattatcatataaatatatttttctcAAGTAATTTCCAAAAGAAGAGAAGTAACATATATCATACCTTTAGTAGATTGATCATAATATTTAAAAAACGAACTTCCACAATGTATCTCTTCATTATTTGAGAGTTAGGAGCCTCCAGTAGAAACTCTGAAAGTAACTGACAACAACAGATGGCAGTATAAGTTTCCTTCTGAAGTGCATGAGATGATAATATAGCTAACCTAAAAATAGTCAAACCTTGATTGCCTGCCTTCTTGTTACATAATTCGTTGACGACAAGAGCCTTGAGTAGAGTTCAAAAAACTGGAAAAGATTACATGATCAGAGTGATAAGCAGAAGCAAACAGAATATATCTGGCATGCATGTATTGACACAATTGCAATACAATTTTTGAGCAAAGGATTAGTGAAGCAACAACATATAGCACATACTTTAGAGTATGGAATAAATAAGATAGATTCAAGCAGTATATGCTTTAACGAAACTTTATCTAAATTTTTTTCTGCTGTCTTTCTTTTGTTGACATGAGCAAAGGTGTATTTCAGAACAAGTAGGGACCTGCTCGTAGTGGGAACTCAAGAACTCTGCGACTACAGCTTCGTGCTTGGTAAGCAGATCCTGCAACAATCTTATCAAGAACGATCATCAATATCGATTCTTCAACCAACAGTAGGAGTTCAAATTACACAGAAAAAAACATGCACATATGGATTTACCTTGAAGGTGTTCAGAGCATCTGAAGCAATATCAAAGTTTGGCAGTTCAACATACTCAAAGAACAGCTCAAAGCTACCAGATTCCAATATGTATCTGAAAGAGCACTTCAAAATCAAATGCATGAAATTTCACTTCAAGTGCTATTGTAGGAGTCTACCTCAAGTTCTAAACAGAGTAGAAAAACTCATTCACTGAATAGACTTTACAGAAAAGCTAGTGTAAGGATGCAGATCTAGCCTGATTGCTGACTTAGTACATAATGTGTTGGAACTAGAAAGATATAAATAAAATGAAGGTTTTATTATATTATTCCCTGTAAAGTTGCGGTGTCTTTTTCATTAAAAAATTCCAAGTATAGATTAGGAAAACAACATATGTCCATTTTCTATCTTGCCTTGTTACAAGTAAATATCATACACCATCAGAGAGCAAGTGACTTTTATGTGCTACTTTATCATAAAAACAGAGAGTTCCAAGCAAGGTAAACCCAAACATATGGATCACCTCAATTTGTTTTCTCTGAGGCATGTAGTGCTATATTTATAAAGGTATGCATGCATCGTCTATTTAAATCATGAATATATGGGAATCACAGTTGAATGGTAGTTTTGAACCCTTACTTTGCAAGCGTAGGATACTTTATGCATTCTCTTAACATATTCCCACAGTTCAATGCAATATCCAAGTTCTTGTAGCTGTTGAAAAAACAACCGTTAAGCTTAATATAAAGGACATAACGCAGAACAAAAAAAAGGGCCAAGAAAATCATAAGCTGGTACCAAAAAAAAACGAAAATCTTGGAACAAAAGGCTCAAAGCTCAACACACTTTAGCTACACGCAAGTAGTTAAAGACACCATTGACAATTATAAAGGTCCAAAAAGGAGAATATGTGACATAAGCTAAGCACAAGCAGCTAGCTAACTACAAGCTTGTTGAAATATATCTTTCTAACCACACTATTACCTCGAAATCACTTTTCATGTATCAATGAATTATTTGTCATGTTAACATCAAGAAATGGATGGCTTACCAACCAACAAGGAAATCTAAAAGCTCCAGATGATTTTCAATATACTGCACGCAGCAATAGGTTTCATCAACCTTCTGCCTAAGCAAAATGCACCAGCAGAGAACCAGATCTTTTCTTACCTGTAAGCACAGAGCTAATAATCAGTTAAACACATCATTGAATTGAAAAAAAAGGTCATGAAGAACATTAAAGGAGAGCTAACGTACTCCCCAACCCAAGGAAGGCAGATTCTGGACGATCAGGGAAATGACGTCCTCCTTGCAAATCTCAAGGGTTATTTGCAGGACCTGCTCTTGATTTGGTTCTACTTCTCCATCACCAAAGATCAACAATCTCAACGACGAGATATTTTTCTCGACCTCTTCCAGAGCCTAACAAGAAGGTGAATACCAATCAGTCTACAAGTAGTATTCTAATAATCTGATAGAGAATTCAAAGTAAACTGAGTTACGTCAAAACAATCAGTTTGCTTTGAGGAGCAAGGAACAAGGGAAATAATCAATCGCATCCTGACATCACGGTGGAGGCAATGAGACAAACAAAACACTACAAGAACATGACACCCTAGCAACTGCATATTTGCTCTACCAATTTAATTTAGCAAATCAGTAGTTCTCTGTTTTATTCAAGCATCATCACGACGAAGGGTTGAGCCATTCCGCATTATCCCATTTGGACCCACCAAAATATGCCAGTAGTGTCACGACCAATCGGAACCCCTCAATtatataaacaaaacaaaaagaaggaaaTGATCACCAGGCACATGGGGAGAACCCAACAACGATGATCTTGAGATGACCACCGAAACGAAACTGGCACATCCGATTGAGGATATCCGGAAGCGGGTTCGCATGGATCGATCGGCCTCTAGAATCTAGATCTCCAAAGAAAAGTGCGCAAGAACTACTGAAGAGGAGGCCCGACGTTAGGGGACGGGGAGACTAGGAAATCACCTTGGCGTGGGTCCGCGTGTGGAGCGCGAGGAAGGAGTCCTTGATGGAGCGGACCACCTCCTCCGGCGTCGACGGCCGCAGCCGCGACGCCACGCGGAAGAAGAAGGACATCTCAGCTCTGGCGGTGCCTTTTCCTTCCTTGTCGAGTTGCCGGCGGGCCGACGGCGGACCGCGGACGGGGCGTAATAATGCACACTGGCGTCAATGTACAGGGACGGCCACGGTCGGGCTCGGGCGGTTGCGATTGCGACGCCCGTCAGTCCAAACCAGCGACCAATggtattttcttttaaaaaaaaactagcattagccagcctaaaccagcaccagcaccagtacCAACGAGGCCGAGCATAGCTTTTGCATCTAACCCCCTGCCTGTTACGATACTTCTTTTCACTCCAGATTACTCCTACCTTCTAAAGATTTATGAATTATTTTGAACCTATCTATATGGAGATAAGAGCATCTCCGATAGTTTCAAAAAAATCACTAGGTAAACTAATGAGTTTTTCAAGTGACTAAAAAAACGTTGGGTGTATATTTATTGTCTTCCTCCCACCATTTCTAAAATCTCACTGATAGAAGGTAATTTACATCAAGAATTCGAATTGCCGTGATGGATACGTGCATATATAGCCGTGCGACGAGGTTGTTTTTTTTCCATGTACGGGAAGATTGGGAGTTGAGATAGAAAGTTGTTGAACAGTTTTTTTCAATCTTATCAAAATATTAGATTGAAATGAGTTTTGAaaactctcggagatgctctaaTAAGGACAAAAATCACTAACACATGCACAGAAAATTTCACTGATAGTATCCGAATAAAAGCTAGGCATTTTCTAGAAGTAGGGTAGTCACATGCAAAGCATTTTTCAAGGAATAAAGTTAGAGCAATAACCCTCTATTGCATTCAATTGATGTAACCATTGCAGACCGGCTAATGTCCGGACGTTTGGACAGAGGCCCGCGTCTGAATGTCTGTGCTGTGGTTTCCCACGCTCGCACCAGCAATCCACGCCCGCGCTCACAAAAAAAACCAACATATCCCCGTCTGCACCTGGGTTTCACGTGCCCATGCGGGGCTCGCGCCGCTAGACCGTGCGTGGGAACTGCTTGCGTCCCCTCCATTTCTCACGCGcgtattgcaacatgtgcaacacccaatctacttttgaaatattcagATGCAACAATTACAACAACGTTTgaagacaaatgaaacatttgaaatatgcttctgaaacacttgcaaaaacacatgaaaacacttgaaaaccattacaaacatacgcaatatctagataaaacacttatagcatatgtgtgaaacgtatgcaacatccagataaacacacttataTCAGTACGTCCAAAAACACATATGAAACATTGGGTACGGACACTTTCAACATACGTGCACAACATATACAATattccaatctacttttgcaacattcgtgtgagaaacaattacaacatacctctaaaacaataTTTGAAATATACACTTGCCACATGCGTTTTCAACAcatcgcaacatctccttgctgcttgcgaAATGGAGGCTCGCCGGCGTGTGGAGTTCACCGAAGGCAGCCGCGCCGTCGCCACCATCGACCGGATGGACTCCGCCTACTACAGTCCCCACCACCATCGGATATCTCGTCGCGCAGTGGATCTGGTGGAAGGAGCGGCGAGGCAAAGTGGGGCCGCACGGCTGGGGCACCGCCAGGCCGTCCGTGCGCAGCGCGCGGAGGTGGCCACGCTTTGGGCCACGTCGGgagagatggagagagagagagagagagagagagagagagagagagagagagagagaggaaggggaggctgGGACGGAGATGCGGACAGTGCGGAGCCAGCAGCGTTGATCGGCGAGGGTGGGAGCGGCGGTGTTGCTTGCGGTGGCCGTAGGTATGGAGCGGAGTGTGCGTCGatggtttcttttcttttctttttgatgCGGGAGAGGGGCGCGAGCGGTGCCACGCGATGTAGGCATCCTGGCGCAGGTCACGGGATGGACGCATGTGTCGTAGCATTATCGTAACCATTGCACTGATGCCCTCTAGATACATCATATCTTTCACTGCCAGATATCATGCCGTGTCTCTCCATGTAAAATCAGTGTTACGCAACACAAAACTTTATGTCTCTGTCCCTTGCATCTTTTTACTAACTCTACCTTACCTCCACGCCTCTACACAAATAACCTATCAGGAAAAATATATGCTAATTGTAATGCTCAGAATTACTTATTCTAAACAAGTTATTTGTACATGTGTTTACAAATTTACTGACACGAATATCCACAACTACATGTGAAACATAAATAAGAACCTGTTTGGTGCGGCTCCGCTCCGCGTGCTCCcgtgccggagccggagccctTTTGCCGAAGCCCAAAATCGTGGCTTCGCCTACCGTACGAGAAAACGGCTCCTCCTCACTCATTCCACGCTGGAAGCACTCCTACAACCTGCATCGTTTGGTGCGGCTCCACtgccggagccggagccagagCAGCGCAGGAGCCGCACCAAACAGGTCCTAAATATATATAGACTGCATGAGAAATATACAATTTACGCAACAGACATATCGTGGCGAGAAGGATAAAGTTAACCATAGACAGACCAAGtcgcagaaaaaaaaaacaaaatcattGAGCGAACGACAATAGCCTTTAGAAATCTATATATGGTTAGGTAGAGAAACTACCTATTATATTAGAAAAAAAACTAGACTAAGCAATACAACAGAGCAGGGCTCCTGGAAGAGCCTCACAAAAAGTAGCAAACAACAAGACAGCAACTAAACACAAGAGAGCGGCCGGAATCTACGTGGTTTATTTTCCTCTCCTACATTCTTGTCCCTCTTTTCAAAGTAGTACACTAATTTTTCTAAAGTGGAAAATCAGTTGAAATTAGGCCAAGTCTcaatggattttttttatttttaacctttATTAAAAACAAATTTTAAATATAACACCGTTGCTTTTTTATTTCCGAATCTAATCAGTTTGGCCGCGCCTAAGTCCCTGGCGCGACCAAAACACACTGCCGCGCCACATGCATTGGTGCGGCACGATCTGCTACGTCGGACGACGATTTCCACTTGGAAAAGCTTGCCGCGCCACTCCCGTTGGCGCGACAGCACCGTAACCAGGCGCTAAAAAGAAATGATTGTTCTAAGGCGACAAGAGCTTGTACGCAATTAATATActgctgaaactttatattattttctttGGACGTCTTAATGACCTCAAATAGAAAAACTcgaaactataaagttgtagattttaTTAAAAGCTACAACTTTCGTATagaaagtatcttcatttgacaccatataagaaagatatgatttttccaagGCGACAAATGTTTGTACGCTATTAATATACTGCTGAaaatttgtttaatttttttgagcatcttaatgacctcaaataaaaaaaaactcaaaactagaaagttgtagatctcgtcgggagctacaattttcatataaagatCATCTCAATCCGAGATTatatgaaaaagatataatttttctaagtttgcgCTTGCCGCGCCAGTCTGGTTGCGCGCTGTGCTACAGTGTTGCCACACCCATGGAAGTGGCGTGGCAAGCTTTTCCACGTGAAAATCGTCGTCCGACGTGGCAGATCGTGCCGCGCTGATGCATGTGGCGTGACAGTCTGTTTTGGCCGTACCAGGGACTTAGGCGCGGCCAAATGGGTTAGATTCGAAAATAAAGGCcccattcgctggtctgaaacttggctgaaaaacactgttccgactgaattgttgtgagagagaaacactgttggctggtttgatgaACAGTGCAATGGGAGGGGAACCAGCCGGCTGAACTTTTCagttcagaccagcgaactgAGCGAAAAAAGCAGCGGTGTTAGATTCAAAATTTGTTTAAAgaaagattaaaaat
It encodes:
- the LOC136497369 gene encoding putative MO25-like protein At4g17270; translation: MSFFFRVASRLRPSTPEEVVRSIKDSFLALHTRTHAKALEEVEKNISSLRLLIFGDGEVEPNQEQVLQITLEICKEDVISLIVQNLPSLGWGVRKDLVLCWCILLRQKVDETYCCVQYIENHLELLDFLVGCYKNLDIALNCGNMLRECIKYPTLAKYILESGSFELFFEYVELPNFDIASDALNTFKDLLTKHEAVVAEFLSSHYEQFFELYSRLLSSTNYVTRRQAIKLLSEFLLEAPNSQIMKRYIVEVRFLNIMINLLKDSSKNIRICAFHVFKVFVANPNKPRCIIVALLDNRREVLKLLHSLPTSKGDDELDEEKDLIIQEIQKLA